In a single window of the Arthrobacter zhangbolii genome:
- a CDS encoding class II 3-deoxy-7-phosphoheptulonate synthase: MTNTPVNSDSLPTTLSGAAATAASHPELDNWRSLPIAQQPTWQDDPGYSAAIAELSMVPPLVFAGEVDVLRSRLAEAAQGKAFLLQGGDCAETFEAATADKISARVRTLLQMAVVLTYGASVPVIKMGRMAGQFAKPRSSNDETRNGVTLPAYRGDMVNGFEFTPESRRHNPARMVRAYHTSASTLNLIRAFTQGGFADLRLVHHWNKGFTSNPAHSRYESLAREIDRAVRFMDACGADFEALKRVEFFASHEALLLDYERALTRVDSRTGQPYDTSGHFLWIGERTRDLDAAHVDFLSKVRNPIGVKLGPKTSPEDALALIDKLDPNREPGRLTFITRMGANNIREKLPPLVEKVTASGAKVLWVTDPMHGNTVTSPNGYKTRNFDDVMDEVRGFFEVHDSLGTFPGGLHVEMTGDDVAECLGGADPVDQDAFVEGYESVCDPRLNHMQSLEMAFLVAGALSRRS, translated from the coding sequence GTGACCAACACACCCGTAAACAGCGATTCCCTTCCAACCACGCTCTCCGGTGCGGCCGCTACTGCTGCCAGCCATCCGGAACTGGATAACTGGCGTTCCCTGCCTATTGCCCAGCAGCCCACCTGGCAGGACGATCCCGGGTATAGCGCGGCAATCGCGGAACTTTCCATGGTCCCGCCGCTGGTCTTTGCCGGTGAAGTGGACGTGCTCCGTTCCCGTCTGGCCGAGGCCGCGCAGGGCAAGGCATTCCTCCTCCAGGGCGGGGACTGCGCCGAGACCTTCGAGGCCGCCACTGCGGACAAGATCAGTGCCCGTGTGCGCACGCTGCTGCAGATGGCTGTGGTGCTCACCTATGGCGCCTCGGTGCCGGTGATCAAGATGGGCCGGATGGCTGGCCAGTTCGCCAAGCCCCGCTCCTCCAATGACGAAACCCGCAACGGTGTCACCCTGCCTGCCTACCGCGGCGATATGGTCAACGGCTTCGAGTTCACCCCGGAGTCCCGCCGGCACAACCCGGCCCGGATGGTGCGGGCGTACCACACCTCCGCTTCCACGTTGAACCTGATCCGCGCCTTTACCCAGGGCGGGTTTGCCGACCTGCGGCTGGTGCACCACTGGAACAAGGGGTTCACCTCAAACCCTGCGCACTCCCGGTACGAGTCCCTGGCCCGCGAGATTGACCGGGCCGTCCGCTTTATGGATGCCTGCGGCGCAGACTTCGAGGCCCTGAAACGGGTGGAGTTCTTTGCCAGCCATGAAGCGCTGCTGCTGGATTACGAGCGCGCCCTGACCCGCGTGGATTCCCGCACCGGCCAGCCCTACGACACCTCCGGGCACTTCCTCTGGATCGGGGAGCGGACGAGGGATCTTGACGCCGCCCATGTGGACTTCCTCTCCAAGGTGCGCAATCCCATTGGCGTGAAGCTTGGCCCCAAGACCAGCCCCGAGGATGCCCTTGCCCTGATTGACAAGCTGGATCCGAACCGTGAACCGGGCCGGCTGACCTTTATCACCCGGATGGGAGCCAACAACATCCGGGAGAAGCTGCCCCCGCTGGTGGAGAAGGTCACCGCGTCCGGCGCGAAGGTCCTGTGGGTAACCGACCCGATGCACGGAAATACCGTGACGTCACCGAACGGCTACAAGACCAGGAACTTCGATGACGTTATGGACGAAGTCCGCGGCTTCTTTGAAGTGCATGATTCGCTGGGCACCTTCCCCGGCGGACTGCACGTGGAAATGACCGGTGACGACGTGGCCGAGTGCCTCGGCGGAGCAGATCCGGTTGATCAGGATGCCTTTGTCGAGGGCTACGAATCGGTCTGCGATCCGCGCCTGAACCACATGCAGTCCCTGGAAATGGCGTTCCTGGTTGCCGGAGCTCTTTCGCGCCGGAGCTAG
- a CDS encoding AMP-dependent synthetase/ligase: MREFSVPVLAESPPQTNITNMLLDQAAKPSNPALFAVRDGQGEWQRISATEFTKDVSALAKGFMASGVKAGDRVAIMSRTRYEWTLVDFALWFAGAVSVPVYETSSPSQVAWILSDSGAVGIVVEAPRHENIVRQAAADEDLSGVANVWQIDGGGLDTLRTAGASISDEDLDARRATAHMDDLATIIYTSGTTGKPKGCELTHGNFVNLSKNSELAEPEVAREGSQTIMFLPLAHVLARFISVLSVATGATVAHTPDVKNLLPDLQSFKPTFILVVPRVLEKVFNASMLKAEDGGKGKIFHAGVATAVEWSKAKQEGKVPLGLKLKHALFDRLLYGKIREAMGGRVEYAVSGGAPLGERLGHFFHGIGLLVLEGYGLTETTAPLTTNTPQLVKLGTVGAPLPGNSVRIADDGEILAKGISVMKGYYKRPDLMGETFTDGWFHTGDIGELDADGFLKITGRKKEIIVTAGGKNVVPSQLEDSIRSSAIVSQCVVVGDAKPFISALITIDEEALPGWLERNKLRAGMTVSEVAATDELQTELQGIVDRANKKVSQAEAIKVFRVVPTDFTETSGHLTPSLKIKRAQVLRDFSEVIDDIYSGQRV; this comes from the coding sequence GTGCGAGAATTCAGCGTTCCCGTCCTAGCGGAATCCCCGCCGCAGACAAACATCACCAACATGCTGCTGGACCAGGCAGCAAAGCCGAGCAATCCGGCACTTTTTGCCGTACGGGACGGGCAGGGTGAGTGGCAGCGGATCAGCGCCACGGAGTTCACCAAGGATGTCAGCGCCCTCGCGAAGGGCTTTATGGCCTCCGGCGTGAAGGCAGGCGACCGGGTCGCCATTATGTCCCGCACCCGGTACGAGTGGACCCTGGTGGATTTCGCCCTCTGGTTCGCCGGAGCCGTCTCCGTTCCGGTGTACGAGACCTCCTCCCCTTCACAGGTCGCCTGGATCCTCAGCGACTCCGGTGCCGTCGGCATTGTGGTGGAAGCTCCGCGGCATGAGAACATTGTCCGTCAGGCTGCAGCAGACGAGGACCTCTCAGGGGTTGCCAACGTCTGGCAGATCGACGGCGGCGGCCTCGACACACTGCGGACTGCAGGCGCCTCGATCAGTGACGAGGATCTCGACGCCCGGCGGGCCACGGCCCACATGGATGACCTCGCCACCATCATCTACACCTCCGGCACCACGGGTAAGCCCAAGGGGTGCGAGCTAACCCACGGCAACTTCGTGAACCTGTCCAAAAACTCCGAGCTCGCCGAGCCCGAAGTGGCCCGCGAAGGGTCCCAGACCATCATGTTCCTCCCGCTGGCACACGTGCTGGCCCGGTTCATTTCGGTGCTCAGCGTGGCCACCGGCGCCACGGTGGCGCATACACCGGACGTCAAGAACCTGCTCCCCGATCTGCAGAGTTTCAAACCGACCTTCATCCTGGTGGTCCCCCGCGTACTGGAAAAGGTCTTCAACGCCTCCATGCTCAAGGCCGAGGACGGCGGCAAGGGCAAGATCTTCCATGCCGGCGTTGCCACCGCCGTGGAATGGTCCAAGGCCAAGCAGGAAGGAAAGGTGCCGCTGGGCCTGAAGCTCAAGCACGCCCTCTTCGACCGGCTGCTGTACGGAAAGATCCGCGAGGCCATGGGCGGCCGGGTGGAGTACGCCGTCTCCGGCGGAGCACCCCTGGGTGAGCGCCTGGGACACTTCTTCCATGGCATCGGCCTGCTGGTCCTGGAAGGCTACGGCCTCACCGAGACCACTGCCCCGCTGACCACCAACACCCCGCAGCTGGTCAAGCTGGGCACGGTGGGTGCCCCGCTTCCCGGCAACAGTGTCCGGATCGCCGACGATGGTGAGATCCTCGCCAAGGGCATCAGCGTTATGAAGGGCTACTACAAGCGCCCCGACCTCATGGGTGAAACCTTCACCGACGGCTGGTTCCACACCGGCGATATCGGCGAGCTTGATGCCGACGGCTTCCTGAAGATCACCGGCCGCAAGAAGGAAATCATCGTGACGGCCGGCGGCAAGAACGTAGTGCCGTCCCAGCTGGAGGATTCCATCCGGTCCAGCGCCATCGTCTCCCAGTGTGTGGTGGTGGGTGATGCCAAGCCGTTCATCTCCGCACTGATCACCATCGATGAAGAGGCACTTCCGGGCTGGCTGGAACGGAACAAGCTGCGCGCCGGCATGACGGTGAGCGAGGTTGCCGCCACTGACGAACTGCAGACGGAACTGCAGGGCATTGTGGACCGGGCCAACAAGAAGGTCTCCCAGGCTGAGGCCATCAAGGTCTTCCGGGTAGTGCCCACCGACTTCACCGAGACCAGCGGGCACCTGACCCCGTCCCTGAAGATCAAGCGCGCCCAGGTGCTGCGGGACTTCTCGGAGGTCATCGACGACATCTACAGCGGTCAGCGCGTCTGA
- a CDS encoding pyruvate carboxylase, whose amino-acid sequence MFSKILVANRGEIAIRAFRAAYELGAKTVAVFPHEDRNSIHRQKADEAYLIGEEGHPVRAYLDVDEIIRVAKESGCDAIYPGYGFLSENSHLARAAADAGITFVGPAADILELAGHKVHALNAAREAGIPVLRSTAPSADPDELLAEADAIGFPIFVKAVAGGGGRGMRRVDSKDKLPEALAAAMREAETAFGDPTVFLEQAVLRPRHIEVQILADAEGNIVHLFERDCSLQRRHQKVVEIAPAPNLDENIRQALYRDAVKFAKALKYVNAGTVEFLVDTVGERAGQHVFIEMNPRVQVEHTVTEEITDVDIVQSQLRIAAGETLADLGLFQDELQIRGAALQCRITTEDPANGFRPDVGRISAYRSAGGAGVRLDGGTVYAGAEISPHFDSMLVKLTCRGRTYPVAVNRARRALAEFRIRGVATNISFLQAVLDDPDFVAGDVATSFIEERPELLNARGSADRGTKLLNWLADVTVNKPHGEAVLHSDPAEKLPADLPEARPGSRQRLLELGPEGFAADLRQRTALAVTDTTFRDAHQSLLATRVRTRDLTAAAPAVAALTPELFSVEAWGGATYDVALRFLGEDPWERLAALRHELPNVCIQMLLRGRNTVGYTPYPTEVTEAFVEEAAATGVDIFRIFDALNDVSQMEPAIQAVRNTGTAVAEVALCYTGDLLDPKEELYTLDYYLDLAQRMVDAGAHILAIKDMAGLLRPAAAAKLVSALRERFDLPVHLHTHDTAGGQLATLLAAADAGVDAVDVASAPLAGTTSQPSMSSLVASLTNTDRDTGISLDAVGALEPYWEAVRRVYSPFESGLAGPTGRVYRHEIPGGQLSNLRQQAIALGLGERFEAIEDMYTAADRILGRLVKVTPSSKVVGDLALQLVGSNVSPEDFEENPQNYDIPDSVIGFLSGELGDPPGGWPEPFRTKALQGRKVRARDVELTEVDRAGLNADSATRQETLNRLLFAGPAKEFATVRETYGDVSVLETRDYLYGLRRGEEHVIELEKGVRLIATLDAVSEPDEKGMRTVMTTLNGQMRPVLVRDRSIETSEKSAERADPAEPGHVAAPFAGAVTVTVKEGTEVAAGETVATIEAMKMEASITAPIAGTIERVAISQVEQVQGGDLLLVITPK is encoded by the coding sequence ATGTTCTCGAAGATATTGGTAGCGAACCGGGGCGAAATCGCCATTCGGGCGTTCCGTGCCGCGTATGAGCTCGGTGCGAAGACGGTGGCCGTGTTTCCCCACGAGGACCGGAACTCCATTCACCGGCAGAAGGCCGACGAGGCCTACCTGATCGGCGAGGAGGGCCACCCGGTCCGGGCGTACCTGGATGTGGATGAAATCATCCGGGTGGCCAAGGAATCCGGCTGCGACGCGATCTATCCCGGGTACGGCTTCCTGTCCGAGAACTCGCATCTGGCCCGGGCTGCAGCCGACGCCGGCATCACCTTTGTGGGGCCGGCGGCGGACATTCTGGAGCTGGCCGGGCATAAGGTGCACGCGCTGAACGCCGCCAGGGAAGCCGGCATCCCGGTTCTGCGGTCCACGGCGCCGAGCGCAGACCCCGACGAGCTGCTGGCGGAGGCTGACGCCATCGGTTTCCCGATCTTCGTCAAGGCCGTGGCCGGCGGCGGCGGACGCGGCATGCGGCGGGTGGACAGCAAGGACAAGCTGCCCGAAGCCCTCGCCGCGGCGATGCGGGAGGCGGAAACCGCCTTCGGCGACCCCACGGTGTTCCTCGAGCAGGCAGTCCTTCGGCCCCGGCACATTGAGGTTCAGATCCTCGCGGATGCTGAAGGCAACATCGTGCACCTGTTCGAGCGGGACTGCTCACTGCAGCGCCGGCACCAGAAGGTGGTGGAAATTGCCCCCGCACCGAACCTGGATGAGAACATCCGCCAGGCTCTGTACCGGGATGCGGTGAAGTTCGCCAAGGCGCTGAAATACGTGAATGCGGGCACCGTGGAGTTCCTCGTGGATACGGTGGGCGAGCGGGCCGGCCAGCACGTGTTCATTGAAATGAACCCGCGCGTGCAGGTGGAACACACCGTCACCGAGGAAATCACCGACGTCGATATTGTCCAGTCCCAGCTGCGCATCGCAGCCGGGGAAACGCTGGCTGATCTGGGCCTGTTCCAGGATGAGCTGCAGATCCGCGGGGCCGCCCTGCAGTGCCGCATCACCACCGAGGACCCCGCCAACGGGTTCCGGCCCGACGTCGGCCGGATCAGCGCCTACCGCTCAGCCGGTGGCGCCGGGGTGCGGCTCGACGGCGGCACCGTATACGCCGGCGCGGAAATCAGCCCGCACTTTGACTCCATGCTGGTGAAACTGACGTGCCGTGGCCGGACCTACCCGGTGGCCGTGAACCGTGCCCGCCGGGCACTTGCGGAGTTCCGGATCCGCGGTGTCGCCACCAATATCTCCTTCCTGCAGGCCGTGCTGGATGATCCGGACTTTGTCGCCGGAGATGTGGCTACATCCTTCATCGAGGAGCGCCCGGAACTGCTTAATGCCCGCGGTTCAGCAGATCGCGGTACCAAGCTGCTGAACTGGCTTGCTGACGTCACAGTTAATAAGCCGCATGGAGAAGCAGTGCTGCACAGCGACCCGGCGGAGAAGCTTCCCGCCGACCTGCCGGAAGCACGGCCGGGCTCACGGCAGCGGCTGCTTGAACTGGGGCCGGAAGGCTTCGCCGCAGACCTTCGGCAGCGCACGGCCCTGGCGGTCACGGACACCACGTTCCGGGACGCCCACCAGTCCCTGCTCGCCACGCGGGTCCGTACCCGGGACCTGACTGCAGCAGCTCCGGCGGTAGCTGCCCTGACGCCCGAACTGTTCTCCGTGGAAGCCTGGGGCGGTGCCACTTACGATGTTGCGCTCCGCTTCCTCGGCGAAGACCCATGGGAACGTTTGGCCGCGCTGCGCCACGAACTGCCCAACGTCTGCATCCAGATGCTGCTGCGCGGACGGAACACGGTGGGCTACACGCCCTACCCCACGGAAGTCACCGAGGCATTCGTGGAAGAGGCAGCCGCCACCGGTGTTGATATCTTCCGGATCTTCGATGCGCTCAATGACGTCTCGCAGATGGAACCGGCCATCCAGGCGGTGCGGAACACGGGAACCGCGGTAGCCGAGGTTGCCCTCTGCTACACCGGTGACCTTCTGGACCCCAAGGAAGAGCTCTACACGCTGGACTACTATCTGGATCTGGCCCAGCGCATGGTCGACGCCGGCGCCCACATCCTGGCTATCAAGGACATGGCCGGCCTGCTGCGCCCGGCTGCTGCCGCCAAGCTTGTCTCCGCCCTGCGGGAACGCTTTGACCTGCCGGTACACCTGCATACCCATGACACCGCAGGCGGCCAGCTGGCCACCCTGCTGGCGGCAGCGGACGCCGGGGTGGACGCCGTGGACGTGGCCAGCGCCCCGCTGGCCGGAACCACCAGCCAGCCCTCCATGTCCTCGCTGGTGGCATCACTGACCAATACCGACAGGGACACCGGTATCAGCCTGGACGCGGTGGGCGCCTTGGAACCGTACTGGGAAGCCGTCCGCCGGGTGTACTCACCCTTCGAGTCCGGTCTGGCCGGCCCCACCGGGCGGGTGTACCGGCACGAAATCCCCGGCGGCCAGCTGTCCAACCTCCGCCAGCAGGCCATTGCCCTGGGACTGGGGGAGCGGTTCGAAGCCATCGAGGATATGTACACTGCCGCGGACCGCATTCTCGGCCGCCTGGTGAAGGTCACGCCCTCCTCGAAGGTAGTGGGGGATCTGGCCCTGCAGCTGGTCGGATCGAACGTCTCCCCGGAGGACTTTGAAGAGAACCCGCAGAATTACGACATTCCCGATTCGGTGATCGGCTTCCTGAGCGGCGAACTGGGCGACCCTCCCGGAGGCTGGCCGGAACCCTTCCGGACCAAGGCGCTGCAGGGCCGGAAGGTCAGGGCACGCGACGTCGAACTCACCGAGGTGGACAGGGCGGGACTGAACGCGGATTCGGCAACCCGGCAGGAAACGCTCAACCGCCTGCTTTTCGCCGGCCCCGCCAAGGAGTTCGCCACTGTCCGGGAAACCTACGGCGACGTGTCCGTGCTGGAAACACGTGACTACCTGTACGGGCTGCGCCGTGGGGAAGAGCACGTTATTGAACTCGAAAAGGGCGTGCGCCTGATAGCCACGCTCGACGCCGTATCTGAACCGGATGAGAAGGGAATGCGGACGGTCATGACCACGCTGAACGGGCAGATGCGCCCGGTCCTGGTGCGGGACCGCAGCATTGAGACCTCGGAGAAATCAGCGGAGCGGGCGGATCCGGCCGAGCCCGGACATGTCGCAGCGCCGTTCGCCGGCGCGGTGACTGTCACGGTCAAGGAGGGCACCGAAGTTGCTGCGGGTGAGACGGTTGCCACCATTGAGGCCATGAAGATGGAGGCCTCCATTACGGCACCGATCGCCGGCACCATCGAACGGGTGGCCATTTCGCAGGTGGAACAGGTCCAGGGCGGTGATTTGCTGCTGGTGATCACCCCTAAGTGA
- a CDS encoding alpha/beta hydrolase, with protein sequence MTSLPGADAFHYAGHGPNAGVGVLLSHGFTGSPVSLAAWARHLADQGYAVSLPLLPGHGTTWQELARTPWQRWYGEYEQAYYSLRERTGTVVAAGLSMGGALALRLAAKQPVAGVVVVNPGLTIGDPRARYSGLLKYVLRSVPAIGNDIRLEGQDEGAYPRTPVAAVQQLGRLFRDTTASLPEVNAPVLAFRSRVDAIVPESSMDVLRTGLVNADLEVVPLENSYHVATMDHDAPLIFEQSQSFIQRVSTGVRS encoded by the coding sequence ATGACTTCCCTCCCGGGCGCTGACGCCTTTCACTATGCGGGACACGGCCCCAATGCCGGCGTGGGCGTGCTCCTGAGCCACGGCTTCACCGGCTCCCCGGTGAGCCTGGCGGCCTGGGCCCGGCACCTGGCGGATCAGGGCTACGCGGTCAGCCTGCCGCTGCTGCCCGGACACGGCACCACCTGGCAGGAACTGGCACGGACACCCTGGCAGCGGTGGTACGGGGAATATGAGCAGGCCTACTACTCCCTGCGGGAGCGGACCGGAACCGTCGTTGCGGCAGGACTGTCGATGGGAGGCGCGCTGGCACTGCGGCTGGCGGCGAAGCAACCGGTGGCGGGCGTCGTCGTCGTTAACCCCGGCCTGACCATCGGCGACCCGCGGGCACGCTATTCGGGGCTGCTCAAATACGTGCTCCGATCCGTTCCGGCCATCGGCAACGACATCCGGCTGGAGGGGCAGGACGAAGGGGCATACCCGCGGACTCCGGTAGCGGCGGTACAGCAGTTGGGACGGCTTTTCCGCGACACCACTGCTTCGCTGCCGGAGGTGAACGCGCCGGTCCTCGCTTTCCGGTCCCGGGTGGATGCGATTGTCCCCGAGTCCAGCATGGATGTGCTGCGCACCGGGCTTGTCAACGCGGACCTTGAGGTGGTGCCGCTGGAGAACAGCTACCACGTGGCCACCATGGATCATGATGCGCCGCTGATCTTCGAACAGTCCCAGAGTTTCATCCAACGGGTGAGCACCGGAGTCCGCTCATGA
- a CDS encoding mycothione reductase: MTHFDLAIIGSGSGNSLITPDWDGKRVAVIDGGTFGGTCLNVGCIPTKMFVYPAQLAAAVSDGARLGVDAPLAGVRWRDIRDRIFTRIDAISEGGRRYRAEELENVTLYSEYVRFTSPHSLVTATGEKITADQIVVAAGSRPVLPDTPGMDLPQVHTSDTVMRVDELPRRVLIIGGGYIAAEFGFVFAAFGTEVTVAVRSGAMLRSLDETVSERFTAEAAKQWNLQLNTTVDSLKENADGSVHVVLSGPAGTQELDVDLVLAATGRVPNTDRLDVAAAGFDTREDGRLAVDGYGRVLSSGAPVPGVWALGDVSSDYQLKHVANHEARVVSHNLVHPDDLRKADHRFVPAAVFSSPQIASVGMTEEEACTDTEARGVELALAVQEYGSTAYGWAMEDSTGFVKLLAEKESGRLLGAHIMGHEASMLIQPLIQAMEFGLDAATMARGQYWIHPALTEVVENALLSLKTTEKPGRNRL, encoded by the coding sequence GTGACCCATTTTGATCTCGCCATCATCGGCTCAGGCTCCGGCAATTCACTGATCACCCCTGACTGGGACGGTAAGCGGGTGGCGGTCATCGACGGAGGAACGTTCGGGGGTACCTGCCTGAACGTCGGGTGCATTCCCACCAAGATGTTTGTGTATCCCGCCCAGCTGGCGGCCGCCGTGAGCGACGGCGCCCGGCTGGGCGTGGATGCGCCGCTGGCCGGGGTGCGCTGGCGTGATATCCGGGACCGGATTTTTACCCGCATAGACGCCATCTCGGAGGGTGGCAGGCGTTACCGGGCCGAAGAGCTGGAGAACGTCACGCTGTACAGCGAATACGTCCGCTTCACTTCGCCGCATTCCCTGGTCACCGCTACCGGTGAGAAAATCACCGCCGATCAGATAGTGGTGGCTGCCGGCTCACGCCCGGTCCTGCCCGACACCCCGGGCATGGACCTGCCACAGGTGCACACCTCCGATACCGTCATGCGCGTGGATGAGCTGCCACGCCGGGTGCTCATCATCGGCGGCGGGTACATCGCCGCGGAGTTCGGGTTCGTCTTCGCTGCCTTCGGTACGGAGGTGACCGTTGCAGTCCGTTCGGGGGCGATGCTGCGTTCACTGGACGAGACAGTATCCGAGCGCTTCACCGCCGAAGCGGCCAAGCAGTGGAACCTGCAGTTGAACACCACGGTGGACTCGCTCAAGGAAAACGCTGACGGTTCCGTGCACGTGGTGCTTTCCGGGCCGGCAGGAACGCAGGAACTCGACGTGGACCTGGTGCTTGCCGCCACCGGACGGGTGCCCAATACGGACAGGCTGGACGTAGCTGCAGCCGGTTTCGATACCCGGGAGGACGGCCGGCTGGCCGTGGACGGGTACGGCCGGGTGCTGTCCTCCGGCGCCCCGGTCCCCGGTGTCTGGGCGCTGGGGGATGTCAGCAGCGACTACCAGCTCAAGCACGTTGCCAACCATGAGGCACGGGTGGTTTCACATAACCTGGTCCATCCGGATGACCTGCGGAAGGCGGATCACCGCTTTGTCCCGGCCGCCGTCTTCAGCAGCCCGCAGATTGCCAGTGTGGGAATGACGGAGGAAGAGGCCTGCACCGATACTGAGGCCCGCGGCGTGGAACTGGCGCTGGCCGTGCAGGAATACGGCTCGACGGCGTATGGCTGGGCCATGGAGGACTCCACCGGTTTCGTGAAACTGCTGGCGGAGAAGGAGAGCGGCCGCCTGCTCGGCGCGCACATCATGGGCCACGAGGCGTCCATGCTGATCCAGCCGCTCATCCAGGCCATGGAGTTCGGTCTGGACGCGGCCACCATGGCCCGGGGCCAGTACTGGATTCACCCGGCACTGACCGAGGTAGTGGAAAACGCCTTGCTGTCCCTGAAGACAACGGAAAAGCCGGGCAGGAACCGCCTCTAG
- a CDS encoding ROK family glucokinase, with protein sequence MRLHNRMRRRGLAIGIDIGGTKVAAGLVDGNGRVLKQARRSTPGHDPREVEAVIVDLVRELSAEHHVWSVGIGAAGWMDLAGSTVLFSPHLAWRNEPLRENLERLLRRRVFLVNDADGAAWAEYRFGAGAGESRLVCVTLGTGIGGAMVLDGRLERGRFGVAGEFGHQIIMPGGHRCECGNRGCWEQYASGNALGREARELAAANSPVAQELLRAVDGNTDAVTGAVVTRLALEGDAASIELLDEVGQWLGLGLANLAAALDPGMFVIGGGLSDAGDLLLEPARRSFARNLTGRGFRPAARMERAAMGPAAGMIGAADLSRIATRR encoded by the coding sequence ATGCGGCTGCACAACCGGATGCGGCGGCGCGGCCTGGCCATCGGCATCGACATCGGCGGAACCAAGGTAGCGGCCGGCCTGGTGGACGGGAACGGCAGAGTCCTGAAACAGGCACGCCGCTCCACTCCCGGTCATGACCCCCGGGAGGTCGAGGCCGTGATTGTGGACCTGGTCCGTGAACTCTCGGCGGAGCACCACGTATGGTCGGTGGGCATCGGCGCGGCCGGCTGGATGGACCTGGCCGGCAGCACGGTCCTGTTCAGCCCGCACCTGGCCTGGCGCAATGAGCCGCTGCGCGAGAATCTCGAACGGCTGCTGCGCCGCCGGGTTTTCCTTGTCAACGACGCCGACGGTGCTGCCTGGGCGGAGTACCGCTTCGGTGCCGGTGCCGGTGAGTCCCGGCTGGTCTGCGTAACCCTGGGAACAGGGATCGGCGGTGCCATGGTGCTGGACGGGCGGCTGGAGCGCGGCCGGTTTGGGGTGGCGGGGGAGTTTGGCCACCAGATCATCATGCCGGGCGGGCACCGCTGCGAATGCGGAAACCGCGGCTGCTGGGAGCAGTACGCCTCGGGCAACGCGCTGGGCAGGGAGGCACGTGAACTTGCGGCCGCCAACTCACCGGTGGCGCAGGAGCTTCTCCGTGCCGTGGACGGCAATACGGACGCGGTGACGGGGGCCGTAGTGACCCGCCTGGCATTGGAAGGCGATGCGGCAAGCATTGAGCTGCTGGATGAGGTGGGCCAGTGGCTGGGACTTGGCCTGGCGAACCTGGCAGCCGCCCTGGACCCGGGAATGTTCGTCATTGGCGGCGGACTGAGCGACGCCGGGGATCTGCTCCTTGAACCTGCACGCCGATCCTTTGCCCGGAACCTGACCGGCCGGGGTTTCCGGCCCGCAGCGAGGATGGAACGCGCCGCGATGGGTCCGGCAGCAGGAATGATCGGTGCCGCGGACCTCTCGCGGATCGCCACACGCCGCTAG